TACAGCtgaaaaaagagataaataattaaaacaaaaaaaagagttGTATATCTTTCCTCATTTCTTCACTATTTTCCATTGATTAAATAGTAgtacttttaacttttttctttatttttatttcatcaaCTTATTTCCATCTTATTTCTCTCTCTCAACccaataaaaaaacattcttGAGTTTTTCTTATTGAATTTTTGTGTAGATTTATATAATACTAAATAAGCATGCAGCCATGTTAGGGGGGGATTCTAAGGAACATAGAGTATCCATAAAACTTGATCAACAGTAACactttttttatactttccTAACCTTTTGGTATTAACTACTGTCCCAACAAATAAACATAAGACTTTACTGATTTCATATAAAGTAATAACACTTATCACCCTTTCAATTAGACTAAAATGAATCAATGAACTTTCCTAACTTTTTCTTATTGAAGTCGACTTCTCAAAAATGTCCATCTTTTCATATTTACACGTATATGAAAACTTTCATGGCCTTAATGTGATAAAAGCAGTATAATTTCCTTGGAAAATCTTTTATGCGATcctcataaatttttatttatttattttcaaacgaACAATCctctttaacttttataatttccttcttttcctatatttatcttttactaAAGTGGGTGTAGTAGTGTGACCGGAAGAAGTATCTTTACCGCTTTTTACACTGTATTAATTTATCTACAACATGACATGTGATATTGACATGGGTTTGATATCTAAAACTTGTTTATTCCGGtccttttcaataaatataaacttgGAACAATAGGATCGAAAATTAAGgtaggagagaaaaataaaggCCATGCAGTATCTTTTTAGAGGAATGTCCAGTACCATGAATTAGCAATTCACCAACACAGTTTTTTCGTAAAATCACTCTCTGaacttttttatgtaaaataacaaaatgGTGAATAAGTTGGAAGAAGTTGACGGTCACGTAGCGTTTCACTTTCAGAAAAGCTAAGGTGAATATTTGGTACAGAGTGAATCGTATATGGCAGAAACGCAATCTTTCGAAACAGCACTGCAAGTAAAGAAACAGAggtcaatttttattttcctttttagtTTTCACCATTTACGTATTCCACTTATCCAACAAATCACCCTTTCCTTTCCCTCCAATAATAACTCACCACTGTCCTACAATTGACCATTGACTTCATCTATTTACACCTTCCTACACTCAATTAAACTTCAGACACTGATCAAACAAACTACTACACAATTAATACTGGTATATCAGTTAACTAAGACTACTAATAATCACTAACAATAATAACTACTATAACTTCACCAACTCCATGGATTCATCGCCGCCACAATTCGTCTACAGAAATATGAAGCACTCCAACGACACCAGTGGGTTTTCTAGTGACTCATTAGCTGAAGAAGGCCACTTACCCTCCATGTTCGAATTCTCCAATTTCCGGCCACCGCTCTCCGCCGCCGCCGCTCTCACCCGTGCGGGTGATTGATTTGTTCTCCTTGCCGACGGACTACGACCCACGATGGATCTAGCTGCCCCGCTGTCGGTGCGGGTAGCCGGCGACCTGGATCGACGTCCGGAATTCTCACCGGCGTCTCGTCGGCGAGGCTGGTTCCCACTTACCCCATTGCCCATTTGAACAACTCTCACCGACCCGGCATTTCTTCTCCCCGGCGATTGTTCCGCCCTCCTTGCCGGGGACTTCCCCGCCGTTCTTTCCCTTCGGGTCCCGAGCTCGCCGGAAAAGGAGCGCGCTTTACGAACCTTTGTCGGAGATCCGTTGACCCTCTGACGCGACTCTTCGTCGGCAAGCGTGGACACGCTCTCGCTCACACTGCAAACTTCAGAAACCTCAGAGATCTCTTCGGGCTTGATGAATAACTTCTCCTTCTCGTCCGTAACTTGGGCCTCTGTGGGCTTCTCCGCGTCGAATTTGGGCTTCCATTTGGGTGTTTCTGACAAGACTTCCTTCACCGTCTCTTCCTCCGGTGGCGGTGCTCTGTTTTCGGAACCTTTAGCAGTAGATCTTAGTGGTGGCTCACGAGGGTTGCTTGAGGGTGAAGAATAAGATCTGTTGGTACTGACACAGCATCCCATTTTAGAAATGTGAAGCAGAGTGGTGGTGGCAGGTTGGTTGGTTGGAACAAAGACAGGAACATGGGAGGTTGCTagtgaaagagaaagagaaagagaaagtggAAGGGTTGCTCCATTAGAGATGTTGCAGTGTTGTAGTGAGAAGTAGCAGTAGTTGAGGAGGGAGAGTACAGAGAGAAGAAACAGAAAATGATGAAAGGAAGAGTGAAGATTTGCAGAGGTCAATGGCAAGACATTTATTGAAAGATATCTTCACTGCTCTTGAAAGCAATTGGAGGGACAAgcagttaaaattttatactttatatatccaataaataaataaatatatatatatatatatatatatatatatattattttaatactcTAGTATAACTTAGATCTAATagttagaaaattttatttgcCTACTTTATGTATGGATTAATGGAAtacataatgtttttttattgcgAGTTGATTCAGTTAAATTATTCCAATTTTAGTATAAGTTGGATTTTGTTTGTGCATGGTATTGAGAAGGATGCAGAGagaaaagttagaaaaataGAATGTGCAGAGAGGGAAGGGTTGGGGATGGGGCTCTGGATCTCTGCACCACATGCTATGCTACCaccattttataattttattatgaagatttaggttaaaataataattttataattttataaataaggaAAAATTGATTAAAGATGATGTTATGTTGTGAGACACGTGAATGAGATTGGTTTGAAGAGGGAGTTCATAGGACCCATAATCTTCCACTCAAATCTTATGGCCAatcatcattttcttcaattaattgCTTTTCCTCATTTACAACTATTGATCTTCAATTCCTTTATTAGccacaaacaaaatattttatctatacACTTACATAAcatctttaaatatattaaatttaaacacatcttatctttcattattttcttttctaaatatatcttttatatcgtaatttaaatttaataaattatatatacatgtatattattgttttagtaCATTTGTTTGTtgtaatttatagttttttttaacttgtattTATTTTTCGAAAATAATCTCATTGAAAACTTTAGAATTACTAAACAGGAATAAAGTATCCAAAAACTACTAAAGAAATCAGATAAATTAGTAAGAATTTCTTAAGCATAtacaaatttattcattttaagttttaatataataacattttgttaattatttaaatgatcagattactatattttttatcctgtcatattaatttattcacttacaaattttaactaactttttctatttttcaactCCTTTTCACCGAATAAAAAACATCAcattacattttattaatttttctttcttttcttacgTTCTTTCTTTCAGTTCCTAATTTAAACAAAGGATtacaaatactaattttttaatttacgtTCTTAATACGATGTAACAAATAATTTGCataaacaatacaaaataaacaaatattaatacttCGTCCATTCCATTTTATATGGCTATTATTAAAACTACTGTCATTTTATAAAACCGATGATGCATTAAATGATGTTTCTTTTAAGATCATACCCAGTAAATAGATATGATGGgtatttattttcaatactATCTTTCTTAATAAGGCAATctcttattgttttaatatgtttgaataaatttgtttcttaataacataaaataattgtaacaaaatattaataaatagttCAATACGAAGAAAATGCaacaataaatttaacaaacaaaaaatattataataaattttaatttatgattaattcagtaaaataagtttaaagaaatatttatatttatttatatattataaattaattttatttcttatcgGTCAATAtttccatattttttatatatataaatgaaggAAGAGATTCTTcttaaaaaatacagaaaatgcattcatgatttttcttaaacaaatcTCTCTGCAAATTTTCAGAATCTCAATATATTCTTCTTAACCAATGAtcatttaactttaattttttttacagcAAACAAAAACACCTCAATTTCTACTTACataatgaatattgaaaaataaatcacTTTTAACCATCATTACTTTCGATTAAATCAATGTACTGTACCAATAAGTcacatcataaaattaaaaattctaattaatACATGTGTCAAAATGTTAAACGTCATAGAATCGAGGTAGATAATTTCTTTCTTGTCCCTGTAAGTGTGAACTGATAAAAAGATCTTAAAACTATTATGAAACAGAAGAAATAAAGTTTTCATTATCTTGATTAATATTGGTTTCCATTGCAAATAGGATCTATTAAGAAAACGCATTAAGCTTATTAAGACTGAGTTTAAgtcattaaagtaaaaattgtCCTCGTATATATGCATTGTAATTCTTTATGTTATCTTTAGTTGATGTAGTAATTTGTGAAAAGTTGA
This portion of the Vigna unguiculata cultivar IT97K-499-35 chromosome 6, ASM411807v1, whole genome shotgun sequence genome encodes:
- the LOC114187246 gene encoding uncharacterized protein LOC114187246; its protein translation is MGCCVSTNRSYSSPSSNPREPPLRSTAKGSENRAPPPEEETVKEVLSETPKWKPKFDAEKPTEAQVTDEKEKLFIKPEEISEVSEVCSVSESVSTLADEESRQRVNGSPTKVRKARSFSGELGTRRERTAGKSPARRAEQSPGRRNAGSVRVVQMGNGVSGNQPRRRDAGENSGRRSRSPATRTDSGAARSIVGRSPSARRTNQSPARVRAAAAESGGRKLENSNMEGKWPSSANESLENPLVSLECFIFL